In Phreatobacter cathodiphilus, the genomic window GATGAGCGCCCCGAAGACGATCATCCGCAGTCTGGCGCAGGACGACGAGATCGACGTCGCCCGACCCATCCTGATGCTGTCGGCGCAGCTCGACGACACCACCCTCGCCGCCATCGCCCGCACCAAGAGCCAGGAGCACATGCTGGCCATCGCCGGCCGCAAGACGGTCGGCGAGACGGTGACCGACGTCCTCGTGGAGCGCGGTGATTCGCGGGTCGCCATGTCGGTGGCCGCCAACGAGGGCGCCCGCTTCTCCACCAAGGGCTACGACGCGCTGGTGGAGCGGTCGAAGGACGACGACCTGCTGGCCGAATGCGTGGGCCTGCGCAAGGACATCCCGCCCTATCTCTTCCGCGTCATCCTCTCCACCGCCCGCGAGGAGGTGCGCAAGCGCCTCGTCGCCACGACGACGGCGCGCGAGAAGGTCCAGCTCTCCGGCGCCCTCGCCGGCGTCGCCGACCGCATCGCCGTGGGCACCGCCGACGGCGCGCGGGACTATACCGCCATCCACCGGGCGATCGTCGTCCAGCACGGCCGCGGCGCCCTGGGCGAGAACGAGCTGCGCGCCTATGCCGAGGCCGGCAAGTTCGACGAGACCGTCTGCAGCCTCTCGGTCCTCTGCGGCGTGCCGCTGGACATGGTGGAGCGTCTCTTCGTCGGCGACCGGCCGGACCCGATCCTGATCCTCGCCCGCGCCGCGGGCCTGTCCTGGGCGACGCTGCGCGCCATCCTGCAGACCCGGCCGGGCTCCGGCGGTCTTGCTCCCGCGGCGCTGGAAGAGGCGCGCGAGAGCTATGCCAAGCTGACGACCCACACCGCGCTCAGGGTCCTGCGCTTCTGGCAGGTGCGCGAGAGCTCGGCCGCCAGCGGCTGACGGGCGGCCGCGCCGCCCGCCCCCGCCGGAGCCTCAGTGCAGGCTGACGGTCTCCAGTTCGTTCTGCCAGGCATTCGCCACCGCATCCTCGCGGCGGTCCGTGACCATGATCGGCATGCCGTCGGCCGACACGAGAGCGAAGAGGTCGAGCCCCGGCGGCAGGGCCGGCGCCTGCGGGAACATGCGGGTGATCTCGTCGGAGCGCATCGGCTTCACATAGGCGACCTTGGCGACGCCGAGCTGGGCGAGGAGCTCCGGGGTGATGGGGGAACGGTCGATCATGGGTCTAACCTCCTTGAAGGCAGGTTGGTGCGGGCGGTGAACCCTTCCGGGGTCAGTCCTGCGCCGCGATGTCGATCCGCCGGACGATCCTTTCGGGCTCGGGGCGGGCGAGATCGACGGAGAGGAGCCCGTTCTTCAGGTCGGCTCCCATGACCTCCATGCCGTCGGCGAGAACGAAGACCCGCTGGAACTGGCGTGCCGCGATACCGCGGTGGATGAAGTCGCGCCCTTCGGCATCGTCCATCTGGCGGCCGCGGATGAGGAGCTGATTCTCCTCCACCGTCACCTCGAGCTGCTGGCGGGTGAAGCCGGCGACGGCGAGGGTGATGCGAAGGCGTTCAGGCCCCTGGGTCGATGCGGCGATCCGCTCGATATTGTAGGGCGGATAGCCCTCGGCCCCCTTGGTGACCCGGTCCAGCACCCTTTCCAGCTGGTCGAAACCCAGCAGGAACGGCGACGACAGGGATGGCACGCGCGACATGGGCGAAGTCCTCGTGTGAGCGACATCGGCCGGGCCCCGGAGGCACCCGGTGCGCCGGAAACCTCCGGCGCTTCCCGAATATGGCGACGGCTCCGCCCGCTCGCAAGGTTGGGGAGGACGGAGCCGGCGAGGCCGTGCGCGGCCGTGCCGCGGGCCTCACGGCCCGAAGCGCTTGCCCGTCTGCCGGTCGAAGAGGTGAAGGTGCTCGGCACTCGCCGCCACCGACACGGGCGTTCCCGGCGCCAGCAGCGCCTTGCCCGGCAGGCGGGCGATGATGTCCTGCCCCGTGCCCCCGATGGGGCCGTAGACGAAGGTCTCGGCGCCCACCGCCTCCACCGCCGAGACGGGGAAGGTGATGCCGAGGGAATCCTCCGGCACGGCGCCGGTGACCACCATCAGGTGCTCCGGCCTGACACCGAGGATCGCGCCCCCCGCCGGAATGGCGAGGCCCCGCCCGCCGGTCAGCCCGTCGGCCCTCGGCCCGGCCTCACCCGCCGCCACCGGGATGAGGTTCATCGGCGGCGCGCCGATGAAGCTCGCCACGAAGGTCGAGGCCGGCGTCTCGTAGATATCGAGCGGCGCGCCGGTCTGCTCCACCTCGCCCTTGTTCATCACCACGAGCACATCGGCGAGGGTCATCGCCTCGAGCTGGTCGTGGGTGACGTAGACCGAGGTGACGGCCAGCGCCCGCTGCAGCTTCTTGATCTCGACGCGCATCTGGATGCGGAGCTTGGCGTCGAGGTTGGAGAGCGGCTCGTCGAACAGGAAGACCTGCGGCTTGCGCACGATGGCGCGGCCCATGGCGACGCGCTGACGCTGGCCGCCGGAGAGCGCCCTGGGCTTGCGGTCGAGGAAGGGCGTGATCTCGAGGATCCGCGCGGCTTCCTTCACCCGCTCGTCGATCTCCGGCTTGGGCGTCCCGCGGTTCCTGAGGCCATAGGCCATGTTGTCGTAGACGCTCATGTGCGGATAGAGCGCGTAGTTCTGGAACACCATGGCGATGTCGCGCTCGGCCGGCTCGAGCTCGTTCACCCGCCGCGGACCGATGCGGCACTCGCCCGACGTGATCGTCTCCAGCCCCGCGATCATGCGCAGCAGCGTGGACTTGCCGCAGCCCGACGGTCCCACCAGCACGCAGAAGGCGCCGGCCGGCACGTGGATGTCGACGCCGCGCACGGCCTCCACCCCGCCGGCATAGACCTTGCGGACCTTGTCGAGAACGACCTCGCTCATCGGAATTGCCTCACTTCTCGGTCTCGACCAGGCCTTTGACGAAGAGCCGCTGCATCAGGATCACCACCAGCACCGGCGGCAGCATGGCGAGCACCGCCGTGGCCATGGCGATCTGCCACTCCGTCAGGGCGTCCTGCGTCACGATCATCTTCTTGATGCCGATGACGATGGTCTGCATGCTCTCGCGGGTGGTGATCAGCAGCGGCCACAGATACTGGTTCCAGCCGTAGATGAACTGGATGACGAACAGCGCCGCGATCGAGGTGATCGACAGCGGCAGCAGCGTGTCCTTGAAGAACTGCATGGCGCTGGCGCCGTCGATCTTCGAGGCCTCCACCAGCTCGTCGGGCACGGTCATGAAGAACTGCCGGAACAGCAGCGTCGCCGTCGCGGAGGCGATCAGCGGCACGGTCAGGCCGAGATAGCTGTCGAGCAGGCCGAGATCGGCGACGATCTTGTAGGTCGGATAGATGCGCACCTCGACGGGGAGCATCAGCGTGACGAAGATCACCCAGAAGGCGGTCATCCGGAAGGGAAAGCGGAAATAGACGATGGCAAAGGCCGAGATGATCGAGATGGCGATCTTTCCGATGGCGATGGTGAGCGCCATGATCAGGCTGTTCAGCATCATCATGCCGACCGGCTCGCGCGAGGACTTCGCGGTGCCGACGAAGATCGTCTGGTAATAGTTCTCCAGGAGATGCGGGCCCGGCACCAGCGGCATCTGGCCGTTGGAGATGGTCGCCGGATCCCAGGTCGAGGCGACGAAGGCCACATAGACCGGGAAGGCGACGATGAAGATGCCCGCGAGCAGGATCACGTGCGGCAGGAACGAGAAGATCGTCTTGCGCTCGACCATCAGTACTGGACCTTGCGCTCGATGTAGCGGAACTGGATGGCGGTGAGCCCGATGACGAGGATCATCAGGATGACCGATTGCGCGGCCGATCCGCCGAGGTCGCCGCCCAGGCGCCCGTCGGAGAAGACCTTGTAGACGAGCGTCGTCGTCGCCTGGGCGGGGCCGCCGCCGGTGACCGAGTCGATGATGCCGAACGTGTCGAAGAAGACGTAGACGATGTTGACGACCAGCAGGAAGAAGGTGGTCGGCGACAGCAGCGGGAAAATGATGGTCCAGAACCGCCGCGCCGGGCGCGCCCCGTCGATGGCGGCCGCCTCGATGACGCTCTTCGGGATCGACTGCAGGCCGGCGAGGAAGAAGAGGAAGTTGTAGCTGATCTGCTTCCACGTCGCCGCCATCACCACCAGCGTCATGGCGTGGCCGCCGTTGAGCTGCGGGTTCCAGTCGATGCCGAGCGCCCGGATCGCCTGCGCCACCAGGCCGAGCGAGGGCTGGAACATGAAGAGCCAGAGCACGCCGGCGATCGCCGGAGCCACCGCATAGGGCCACATCAGGAAGGTCTTGTAGGCGCCGGCGGCCTTGATCTGCTTGTCCGCCTGCACCGCGAACATCAGCGCGATCGACAGCGAGAAGAAGGTGACGAGGCAGGAGAAGACCAGCGTCGTCAGCATCGAGCGGTAATAGTCGGGATTGGCGAACAGGACCTGATAGTTCTCGAACCAGACGAACTGCATCGTCAGGCCGAAGGCGTCCTGGATGAAGAAGGACTGCCAGACCGCCTGCGCCGCGGGCCAGTAGAAGAAGACGATGGTGATGAGGAGCTGCGGCATCAGAAGCGCGTAGGGCAGCAGCTTGCCGTCGAAGACAACGCGCTTTTCCATGCAGGTTCCCCGAAAAAGACGGACCGGGGCGGGTCGGGCCCGCCCCGGTGCCGAACGTGTGGTGAGGTCAGCGGGTGACGGTGCGCTCGAACTGGCGCAGCATCACGTTGCCGCGCGAGACCGCTGCGTCCAGCGCCGCCTGGGCGCTCTTCTGCCCGGCCAGCGCCGCCTCGATCTCCTCGGCCCAGACGTCGCGCATCTGCACCATGTTGCCGAGGCGCAGGCCGCGAGAATTCTCGGTCGGCGGCTTGTTGTTGAGCTGCAGGATCGGCGTCTCGAGATAGGGGTTCTCGCGGTAGAAGCCGGAGGCCTTCACCTGCTCATAGGCGGCCTGTGTGATCGGCAGGTAGCCGGAGTCGGTGTGCAGCTTCGCCTGGCGGTCGGTCTGCGACAGG contains:
- a CDS encoding DUF2336 domain-containing protein — its product is MPSASIIEELEDAISRGTSGRRVETLRRVTDLFLRDAERYTEAQIELFDDVILRLSSAMEKAVRRELAERLAPVMSAPKTIIRSLAQDDEIDVARPILMLSAQLDDTTLAAIARTKSQEHMLAIAGRKTVGETVTDVLVERGDSRVAMSVAANEGARFSTKGYDALVERSKDDDLLAECVGLRKDIPPYLFRVILSTAREEVRKRLVATTTAREKVQLSGALAGVADRIAVGTADGARDYTAIHRAIVVQHGRGALGENELRAYAEAGKFDETVCSLSVLCGVPLDMVERLFVGDRPDPILILARAAGLSWATLRAILQTRPGSGGLAPAALEEARESYAKLTTHTALRVLRFWQVRESSAASG
- a CDS encoding Hsp20 family protein — protein: MSRVPSLSSPFLLGFDQLERVLDRVTKGAEGYPPYNIERIAASTQGPERLRITLAVAGFTRQQLEVTVEENQLLIRGRQMDDAEGRDFIHRGIAARQFQRVFVLADGMEVMGADLKNGLLSVDLARPEPERIVRRIDIAAQD
- a CDS encoding DUF1150 family protein, which encodes MIDRSPITPELLAQLGVAKVAYVKPMRSDEITRMFPQAPALPPGLDLFALVSADGMPIMVTDRREDAVANAWQNELETVSLH
- a CDS encoding sn-glycerol-3-phosphate import ATP-binding protein UgpC, yielding MSEVVLDKVRKVYAGGVEAVRGVDIHVPAGAFCVLVGPSGCGKSTLLRMIAGLETITSGECRIGPRRVNELEPAERDIAMVFQNYALYPHMSVYDNMAYGLRNRGTPKPEIDERVKEAARILEITPFLDRKPRALSGGQRQRVAMGRAIVRKPQVFLFDEPLSNLDAKLRIQMRVEIKKLQRALAVTSVYVTHDQLEAMTLADVLVVMNKGEVEQTGAPLDIYETPASTFVASFIGAPPMNLIPVAAGEAGPRADGLTGGRGLAIPAGGAILGVRPEHLMVVTGAVPEDSLGITFPVSAVEAVGAETFVYGPIGGTGQDIIARLPGKALLAPGTPVSVAASAEHLHLFDRQTGKRFGP
- the ugpA gene encoding sn-glycerol-3-phosphate ABC transporter permease UgpA is translated as MEKRVVFDGKLLPYALLMPQLLITIVFFYWPAAQAVWQSFFIQDAFGLTMQFVWFENYQVLFANPDYYRSMLTTLVFSCLVTFFSLSIALMFAVQADKQIKAAGAYKTFLMWPYAVAPAIAGVLWLFMFQPSLGLVAQAIRALGIDWNPQLNGGHAMTLVVMAATWKQISYNFLFFLAGLQSIPKSVIEAAAIDGARPARRFWTIIFPLLSPTTFFLLVVNIVYVFFDTFGIIDSVTGGGPAQATTTLVYKVFSDGRLGGDLGGSAAQSVILMILVIGLTAIQFRYIERKVQY
- the ugpE gene encoding sn-glycerol-3-phosphate ABC transporter permease UgpE, whose translation is MVERKTIFSFLPHVILLAGIFIVAFPVYVAFVASTWDPATISNGQMPLVPGPHLLENYYQTIFVGTAKSSREPVGMMMLNSLIMALTIAIGKIAISIISAFAIVYFRFPFRMTAFWVIFVTLMLPVEVRIYPTYKIVADLGLLDSYLGLTVPLIASATATLLFRQFFMTVPDELVEASKIDGASAMQFFKDTLLPLSITSIAALFVIQFIYGWNQYLWPLLITTRESMQTIVIGIKKMIVTQDALTEWQIAMATAVLAMLPPVLVVILMQRLFVKGLVETEK